GCCGGCGACATCGACTGGCTCGTCCAGATCGGCTCCACCATCGTCCGCGCCCACCAGCACGCCGCCGCCACCGGCCGAAATGGGGGATCCACCGGCCGGACGAACCGGACGATCACGCCCTCGGCCGATCCCGAAGAGGCTTGACCACCAAAATCCATCTCGCCTGCGACGGCAAGGGACGCCCGCTCGCGCTTTTGCTGACACCCGGCCAACGCCACGACAGCATCTGCGCACGTCCCCTCCTGGAATGCATCCGGGTCCCTCGCACCGGCCTTGGACGACCCCGCAGCAGACCCGACCAGGTCGTCGCGGACAAGGCCTACAGCTCCCGCGGCTTCCGCACGTACCTGCGACGACGCGGTATCGCGTGCACCATCCCGGAGAAGAGCGACCAGCAGCGACACCGCCACAGCCGCGGCCGCCACGGCGGCCGGCCACCGGCGTTCGACCGGCAGATCGACCGCCGACGCAACATCATCGAACGCTGCTTCAACCGGCTCAAAGGCTTCCGCGGCATCGCCACCAGATACGACAAGACCGCCACCTCCTACGAGGCAGCGGTCAGTCCCGCGTCATTCCTGCTCTGGGCAAGATCCGTTTGAAGACGGACCCTAGTTCGAGGTGCGGCTCGACTCATCGATAGCCTGCATCACCATGATGCGCGCTTGGATCCTGCCGATGCTGCTTGTGCTCAGCGGCTCAGTCGTCGCGACTGGGCAGATCTTCAAGGGGAGCCCCGGCACAGCCGCAGCACTCCTGCTGGCGTTCCTCGCGCTCGCCGGCGTCAACTCGCCCCTGATCTTCCCAAGGTCGATCGGCGCGCTGGAGGCACAACGCCGCAGCGCGGTCGACGGCCGACCGGTCGTCTTCTGGCGACCGGGCTGCAAGTACTGCATACGACTGCGCGTCCGGCTTGGCCGCAGAGCCCGCCAGTTGCACTGGGTCAACATCTGGCGCGACCCGGCAGGAGCCGCAACGGTGAGGGCAGCCAACGACGGCAACGAGACCGTGCCGACCGTCGTGGTGGCGGGCCAGCCACACACCAACCCCGATCCCGAGTGGGTGCGCGAACAGCTCTCCCCTTCCGCGTGATCAGAAACCGCGCCCTACGGGAGAGGCACCCGCAGACACAAGCGGACAGAGGTTAAAAGACAAGCTCAGAAGCCGTATCTCAACCGAACTGGATCGTGTGATTCCTGCTGGTCAGGCATGGTTTCGCTCGGAGTGAGGGAAGCATGCGACGTCTTGTGTCCGCTTGATGGTCGAGGGTGCGCGGTGGCGTCGGTGCTGGGAATGTTGGAGGAGCGGGAGGCGGCTGCCCGGGTCCGGGTGGAAGGGCTGCGGGAGGAAGTCGCGCGGCTGACTGAGGTGTTGGAGGCCGCGGAGATCGAGCTGGACTGGCGGGTGATCGCGTGGGAGGAGCTGGTCGAGGCCCTGGCTGTCTCTGCGGCTGAGTCCACTGCCGTGACCGGGGCCGGGGCGGAGCGGGAACACGTGTCCTCTCCCGTGCCGGGCTCGACGGTGCCGTCCTGGCGGGACGGGTTGCCGGTGACGGTGCTGGCGCCGGACTATCAGCGGCTTCTGGGTGTGCTGGAGGAGGGGCGATCAGCGGGCAGAGGGCCGCTGAAGGCCAGGGAGATCGCGGTAAAGCTGGGCTTGGAGACAACGCCGGCGAAGGTCGAGGGGCTGCGCTCGAAGGCCAGGCGTCTGGCGGAGCGCGGGGGGCTGGTGCAGGAGTCGTCAGGGACATTCAGCGCTGTCCGGCGGTCCGTGGCCTTGCCAGACGCCGGCCCATCCGCGTGATCATCGACCATCGGCTCATCGCTTCGCTGGTAGCGGGCAGAGTTTCGTAATCCCTCGCCAGGCGGCGGGAGTTCATCAGCCATGCGAATGTGCGCTCTGCCACCCAGCGCCTGGGCAGCACCACGAATCACTTGATGTCGTCGGTGCGCTTGACGATCTGCAGGGTGAAGGCGAGTTTCTGCCGGCACCAGTCGACAAGGTCGCCGGTGTAGCCGCCGTCGGCCCAGACGAGGGTGATGTCGCGGTGCAGGCGGCGCAGCCGGGTCAGCAGGCCCACGGCGGCGTCCCGGTCG
The window above is part of the Streptomyces sp. NBC_00425 genome. Proteins encoded here:
- a CDS encoding IS5 family transposase (programmed frameshift); the protein is MRRHELTDQEWELLAPLIPRAATGRPRVEDRQVVNGMAYKIRTGISWRDLPERYGPWRTVCTRFRRYALDGVFTRALEQMQARADAAGDIDWLVQIGSTIVRAHQHAAATGRNGGSTGRTNRNDHALGRSRRGLTTKIHLACDGKGRPLALLLTPGQRHDSICARPLLECIRVPRTGLGRPRSRPDQVVADKAYSSRGFRTYLRRRGIACTIPEKSDQQRHRHSRGRHGGRPPAFDRQIDRRRNIIERCFNRLKGFRGIATRYDKTATSYEAAVSPASFLLWARSV
- a CDS encoding glutaredoxin domain-containing protein — encoded protein: MMRAWILPMLLVLSGSVVATGQIFKGSPGTAAALLLAFLALAGVNSPLIFPRSIGALEAQRRSAVDGRPVVFWRPGCKYCIRLRVRLGRRARQLHWVNIWRDPAGAATVRAANDGNETVPTVVVAGQPHTNPDPEWVREQLSPSA